Proteins from one Solenopsis invicta isolate M01_SB chromosome 11, UNIL_Sinv_3.0, whole genome shotgun sequence genomic window:
- the LOC113003036 gene encoding uncharacterized protein LOC113003036 yields MGIVNSIKKIKNDSEKKKRNNEDKLRSAISKQVDEYEDVELIHLRMAIANDPNSFILNNLMMCMQFFENYEEDIIQIKETLASTYESELNKVLPSQKHVLLPDVLQDHISHNIAFTSKRQTGDLIIEPLQPVRIYVVHDNFEITEQNYQSEYSSLNNGITYNMMVQPSEHPGYVRLRRLDEMPYARNSNKGEDIDPSLTADDDEIYDGDAESIYGRNSNMMYQHQIRKRNSQTSTISNVRSLPNLHDDKTIYEDQESLFRKNIYGCRSNHDIKTESDCEHMSPTEDRKNHGKKMSLKNELEARKGSYQRHFRPRSVATKSSKQKVRSLASSSSSGYRSGPCDSDSEWSYQTLPKSNIQAAHNVNHDETVANESTKIYSNAMIPSQCFKKMRINSDGSLYMLRREKKPQNNKQLRLLLASRQYDYDVFYTSSKIFMSYFVDFFVDQLAEPLGFKLEDLNYVEESIIYCDKVIESHNPRLRRIESYEVSPTIWLQWPEYAQEWLYRPRSTWPDYNDINKVKDFGCYVVPEDSVPRKRNFQPRDLSWHQNVKKNIHEEIEWQLTFPAAERYLETCMTRSQVQVYLIALMLHKTFLRPVLDTTIGLTTSHIRNKLFWLIEENDRPSKWPDNRTGECLIKLLNSLYRCLSQNEPTLPHYFLPDKNVFKKVPSDYLLHSQKQLKRIIENPIMYVFHAMENIKHSNKFFPRLNFTKLYNILTVKPWLAMMNPTLDIYSSPQRIDDRESYREEIYNKSGGFWDRNRKKNSQNYSTTTAGQWRGALITPRKATDAIVEISERCAELEGLRLAALLDFFITHFVKMAKCCHRYRAYQQKEVYLNQADRLSIILSEMTRYKDDAKAYRKEIFTLRMIPTINSTTRSPNDPPETPKRNQEAPIFSGNLKDRFTRQFAEIVKLPRNEQLQSSHENHTNEVTKTVASEIELANEEIAQASTASVITSEDEGPYISGKPISKDQNDNVDSGTMQKVVSLTDNINDKTYTFV; encoded by the exons ATGGGAATCGTGAATTCGataaagaagattaaaaatgACTCGGAAAAGAAGAAGCGGAACAACGAGGATAAACTACGGAGTGCGATCAGCAAACAGGTGGACGAATATGAGGATGTGGAATTGATACATTTGAGGATGGCCATTGCAAACGATCCTAACAGTTTCATCCTAAACAATCTCATGATGTGTATGCAGTTCTTCGAGAATTACGAGGA agatataattcaaattaaagaGACTCTGGCATCGACCTATGAAAGCGAATTAAATAAGGTACTACCATCTCAAAAGCACGTTCTATTGCCGGACGTTCTTCAGGATCATATTTCGCATAATATAGCTTTTACTTCGAAGAGACAGACCGGTGATCTTATTATCGAACCATTGCAACCAGTTCGGATTTACGTTGTGCATGACAATTTCGAAATTACAGAGCAAAATTATCAATCAGAGTATAGTAGCCTAAATAATGGAATTACATATAACATGATGGTGCAACCGAGTGAACATCCTG GATACGTGCGATTGAGACGTCTCGATGAAATGCCATATGCGAGAAACTCCAACAAGGGAGAGGATATCGATCCTTCTTTAACGGCGGATGACGACGAGATATATGATGGCGATGCCGAAAGTATTTACGGTCGTAATTCGAACATGATGTATCAGCATCAAATCAGAAAAAGAAATTCTCAGACCTCTACAATTTCCAATGTCAGATCTTTGCCCAATTTACATGACGACAAAACTATATACGAGGACCAAGAATCCCTTTTTCGCAAGAATATTTACGGGTGCCGATCCAATCACGACATCAAAACCGAGTCTGACTGCGAGCACATGTCCCCGACGGAGGATCGGAAGAATCATGGCAAGAAAATGTCGTTGAAAAACGAACTGGAGGCTAGGAAAGGGAGTTACCAGCGTCATTTCCGTCCCCGATCCGTTGCGACAAAATCGTCGAAGCAAAAAGTTCGCAGTTTAGCAAGCAGCTCGAGTTCTGGCTACCGATCTGGACCTTGTGACAGTGATAGCGAATGGAGTTACCAAACTCTGCCAAAATCCAACATACAAGCCGCTCATAACGTAAATCACGACGAAACTGTCGCGAATGAGTCGACGAAGATCTATTCCAACGCGATGATTCCCTCGCAGTGTTTTAAGAAGATGAGGATCAACAGTGACGGCAGCCTTTACATGTTGCGACGGGAGAAAAAGCCACAGAATAACAAACAGCTTCGTCTCTTGTTAGCCAGCAGACAATACGATTATGATGTTTTCTATACCAGCAGTAAAATATTCATGAGCTACTTTGTGGACTTTTTCGTGGACCAATTGGCGGAGCCGCTGGGTTTCAAATTGGAAGATCTGAATTACGTGGAGGAATCGATTATCTACTGTGATAAGGTGATCGAATCACACAATCCCAGGTTGCGCAGGATCGAATCTTACGAGGTCTCGCCGACGATATGGCTCCAGTGGCCGGAATACGCACAGGAATGGTTGTATAGACCGCGAAGCACATGGCCCGACTACAACGACATCAATAAAGTGAAAGACTTCGGTTGCTACGTGGTGCCCGAAGACTCTGTGCCGAGAAAGAGGAATTTTCAACCGAGAGATTTGTCTTGGCATCAAAATGTCAAGAAGAACATACATGAGGAAATCGAGTGGCAGCTGACATTTCCGGCCGCGGAACGATATCTGGAGACTTGCATGACGCGCTCGCAAGTGCAAGTGTACCTAATCGCGCTAATGCTACACAAGACCTTTTTAAGACCAGTCCTGGACACAACAATCGGCCTAACAACTTCTCACATAAGGAATAAATTATTCTGGTTGATCGAGGAGAACGACCGACCCTCCAAGTGGCCGGATAATCGGACCGGCGAATGCCTGATTAAGCTGCTAAATAGCCTGTATCGCTGCCTCAGTCAAAACGAACCTACTCTACCGCACTATTTTCTCCCCGACAAAAACGTGTTTAAGAAAGTACCTTCCGACTACCTGCTGCACAGTCAGAAACAACTTAAAAGGATAATCGAGAACCCTATCATGTATGTGTTCCACGCAATGGAGAACATTAAGCATAGCAACAAGTTTTTTCCTCGACTGAACTTCACGAAGCTGTACAATATACTGACGGTGAAGCCGTGGCTGGCCATGATGAATCCGACCCTAGACATATACTCATCGCCGCAGCGGATCGACGACAGGGAGTCCTACAGGGAGGAGATCTACAACAAATCCGGTGGATTTTGGGACAGGAACCGaaagaaaaattcgcaaaattaCAGCACAACAACCGCGGGCCAATGGCGCGGAGCGCTGATCACCCCGCGCAAGGCCACGGACGCTATCGTTGAAATCTCG GAACGATGTGCCGAACTGGAGGGTCTAAGACTGGCCGCACTGTTGGACTTCTTCATCACGCACTTTGTTAAAATGGCCAAGTGTTGTCATAGGTATCGGGCTTATCAGCAGAAAGAAGTTTATCTGAATCAAGCGGATCGATTGTCGATCATTTTATCGGAGATGACCAGGTACAAGGACGACGCTAAGGCTTATCGCAAGGAGATCTTTACTCTGAGGATGATACCGACGATAAATTCCACAACAAGATCACCAAAtgatccgccagaaacgcctaAGAGGAATCAAGAGGCACCTATATTCAGCGGTAATTTGAAAGACCGTTTTACACGACAATTCGCTGAGATCGTGAAACTGCCAAGGAACGAGCAATTGCAATCTAGTCATGAAAATCATACGAATGAGGTCACGAAAACGGTTGCCTCCGAAATAGAATTAGCGAACGAGGAAATCGCGCAAGCGAGTACTGCGAGTGTGATTACGAGTGAGGACGAAGGTCCTTACATCTCGGGCAAGCCTATATCGAAGGATCAGAATGACAACGTGGACTCGGGTACAATGCAGAAAGTGGTCTCTCTAACGGATAATATAAACGATAAAACGTATACATTCGTTTAA
- the LOC105196969 gene encoding uncharacterized protein LOC105196969 — protein sequence MSSNTRKRKRSRTDTNDIVTKNLRIDLNNKSKNLGLLSDLQDESRQDKLYTDYHTQHHRNHSSSHLIKLMYQLNLSVLCSHRKFMYEHTYPSLSVTFEDSEIDKFNNIVLRYKNKSIHIKIEYVDKYYTENSISYSKLFSKTGYNSLINRYFNVFARCIFKTDILTNVEYLVIYTNSTLNLTKEKTFEIERSKNFYPFKFDNIQIEGCDILKDFLCTNDNRQEHEFYRFSQDETTREKLLMQLEFFSYTKKILQNGEFTEKLEERIKEAFLDKLVFAVNQPSREKLSSIVKIEIEKNDKHLDDYIALQEKILCDLKALYRNKKCVVDVYGIIYQFNLLMNFLHDIFVHKNVFSVNFGKNDNSVTIYHQNKISYLYVHNADVTINSNQLFSFKQKENMFCINKYFTLYIEELSEDIEYLILYTNAELDLTKEKRLKIRLSNDFYTLKFDSINICEEKYRVLRYCSCMNKNELYQFSEEITREKIINMLELPPSLQKEKEEGRLSNENEREKKEKFLDKLIFAVNQPDKRRLNTLIRNKITKLNNDPYSYEELHEITLRWIESDELGPLTQNIIEKLLEEIKSNKSSCQTASSKHINNEIKFAKPIIGNAGTSALNKFLDFLIKKEGLKYLTVLKTERINLTNVSSIISRSGANAATSFRDLYNLWFDEQEHKTKYLKCLEKEGINLNTVSSILNGSGAKGHKAFKDLCDLWFDEGGHKTKYLKTLEKEGINLANVSSILHKAGPKAPIAFKDLYDLWFDEEGHKTKYIKSLEEEGINLTNVSSILCGSGANAALAFKHSYDLWFDEKGQKTKYLISLEEEEINLAHVTSILSGSGAKASKAFKDLYDLWFDEEGYKTQYLISLEQEGINLANVSSILSRAGSSAATAFKDLYDLWFDEKKHKTKYLMSLEEKGINLANVSSILSGSGAKAPKTFKDLYDLWFHKEGHKTKYLKTLEKEEVNLTIMSSILNRAGVNAATAFKNLYNLWFDVEGHKTLYLKSLEEEGINLASVAGILNGAGTKAATAFKDLYHLWFDENGHKTKYLKSLEKEGIFLANVSSILHGSGTKAPKAFKELYDLWFDKNGQKTRYLKILEKEGINLDNVSSILNGSSAKAPKAFKDLCHLWFDEKGNKTKYLKTLEKEGINLANVSSILSGSGAKSSAAFKDFYDLWFNEKGRKTKYLKSLEKEEINLANVSGILNGSGAKASKAFKELYDLWFDKKGRKTKYLKSLDEEKIDLGNVSSILNRSGAKATKAFKDLYDLWFDQKGRKTKYLKSLKKEKISLTNVSCILNGSGPNAPKAFQDLYDLWFDKEGNVTPYLISGGHSKSI from the coding sequence atgagTTCAAACACTAGAAAACGGAAACGTTCTCGTACAGACACAAATGATATAGTAACAAAGAATCTGCGcatagatttaaataataaaagtaaaaatttaggaTTACTTAGTGATTTACAAGATGAATCTAGACAGGATAAATTGTATACAGATTATCATACTCAACACCACAGAAATCACTCTTCTAGTCACTTGATCAAACTTATGTATCAATTAAATTTGTCAGTACTTTGCTCGCATAGAAAATTTATGTATGAACATACATACCCTTCGTTATCAGTAACGTTTGAAGATtctgaaattgataaatttaataatattgttcttCGCTATAAAAATAAGTCAATTcacataaaaattgaatatgtaGACAAATACTATACAGAAAATAGCATTAGTTAcagcaaattattttctaaaacagGATACAACTCCTTAATTAATAGATATTTCAACGTTTTTGCTagatgtatatttaaaacagatattttaacaaatgtagAATATCTCGTTATCTATACTAATTCAACATTGAatcttacaaaagaaaaaacttttgaaatagaaagatctaaaaatttttatccttttaaatttgataatatacaaattgaaggatgtgatattttaaaagattttctaTGTACAAATGATAATAGACAAGAGCATGAATTTTATCGGTTTTCACAAGATGAAACAACAAGGGAAAAGCTATTAATGCAGttggaatttttttcttatactaaGAAAATACTACAGAATGGAGAATTTACTGAAAAACTTGAAGAAAGGATAAAAGAAGCATTTTTAGACAAATTAGTTTTTGCAGTTAATCAGCCCAGCAGAGAAAAACTGAGTAgcattgtaaaaattgaaatagaaaagaatGATAAACATCTAGACGATTACATAGCactacaagaaaaaatattatgtgacTTAAAAGCTTTATACAGGAATAAAAAATGTGTGGTTGATGTATATGGAATTATATatcagtttaatttattaatgaactTCTTGCATGATATATTTGtgcataaaaatgtattttccgTAAACTTTGGAAAAAATGATAACAGCGTTACTAtctatcatcaaaataaaatttcttatttgtatgTTCATAACGCAGATGTTACTATAAACAGTAATCAGTTGTTTTCCTTCAAACAGAAAGAAAATATGttctgtattaataaatattttacactatATATTGAAGAACTTAGTgaagatatagaatatttgatTCTCTACACAAATGCAGAGTTAGATCTCACAAAAGAAAAGAGGTTAAAAATAAGGCTATCTAacgatttttatactttaaaatttgatagtataaatatttgtgAGGAAAAATATAGAGTTTTAAGATATTGTTCGTGTATGAACAAAAATGAACTTTATCAATTCTCGGAAGAAATAACACgagagaagataataaatatgttagagCTGCCGCCTTCCttgcaaaaagagaaagaagagggacGACTTTCTAATgagaatgaaagagaaaaaaaggaaaaatttttagataaattgatatttgcGGTTAATCAACCAgataaaagaagattaaataCTCTTATTAGAAATAAGATAACTAAGTTAAACAATGACCCATACAGCTATGAAGAATTACATGAAATAACATTACGTTGGATAGAGTCCGATGAACTCGGTCCTCTTACACAAAACATAATAGAAAAGCTtcttgaagaaataaaaagtaataaatccAGTTGTCAAACAGCTTCAAGTAAAcacattaataatgaaattaaatttgctaAACCTATTATTGGTAATGCGGGAACATCTgcacttaataaatttttagattttttaattaaaaaggaaGGACTAAAATATCTAACAGTTTTGAAAACGGAAAGAATAAACCTAACTAATGTGTCCAGTATTATAAGCAGATCAGGAGCTAATGCTGCAACAAGTTTCAGAGACTTATATAATTTGTGGTTTGATGAACAAGAacataaaacaaagtatttaaaatgtctagagaaagaaggaataaatttaaatactgtGTCCAGTATTTTAAATGGATCAGGCGCTAAAGGTCACaaagcattcaaagacttatgtgatctgtggtttgatgaaggaggacataaaacgaaatatttaaagaCATTAGAGAAAGAAGGAATAAATCTAGCTAATGTGTCTAGTATTCTACATAAAGCAGGCCCTAAAGCTCCTATAGCATTCAAAGatttatatgatctgtggtttgatgaagaaggacacaaaacaaaatatataaaatctctAGAGGAAGAAGGAATAAATCTAACAAATGTGTCGAGTATTTTATGTGGATCAGGAGCTAACGCTGCATTAGCTTTCAAACACTCATATGAcctgtggtttgatgaaaaaggacagaaaacaaaatatttaatatctctagaggaagaagaaataaatctAGCACATGTAAccagtattttaagtggatCAGGCGCTAAAGCTTCTAAAGCATTTAAAGACTTATacgatctgtggtttgatgaggAAGgatataaaacacaatatttaatatctttagagCAAGAAGGAATAAATCTAGCTAATGTTTCCAGTATTTTAAGTAGAGCAGGATCTAGTGCTGCAACAGctttcaaagacttatatgacctgtggtttgatgaaaaaaaacataaaacaaaatatttaatgtctcTAGAGGAAAAAGGAATAAATCTAGCTAATGTTTCCAGTATTTTAAGTGGGTCAGGCGCTAAAGCTcctaaaacatttaaagactTATATGACCTGTGGTTTCATAAAGAAGGacataaaacaaagtatttaaaaactctagagaAAGAAGAAGTAAACCTAACTATTATGTCCAGCATTTTAAATAGAGCAGGAGTTAATGCAGCAAcagcttttaaaaatttatataatctctGGTTTGATGTAGAAGGACATAAaacgttatatttaaaatctttagaGGAAGAAGGAATAAATTTAGCTAGTGTGGCCGGTATTTTAAATGGAGCAGGAACTAAAGCTGCAACAGCttttaaagacttatatcatctgtggtttgatgaaaacggacataaaacgaaatatttaaaatctctagagaAAGAAGGTATATTTCTAGCCAATGTATCCAGTATTTTACATGGATCAGGCACTAAAGCTCCGAAAGCATTCAAAGAGTTATATGATTTGTGGTTTGATAAAAACGGACAGAAAACtaggtatttaaaaattttagaaaaggaAGGTATAAATCTCGATAATGTGTCCAGCATTTTAAATGGATCAAGTGCTAAAGCTCCTAAAGCGTTCAAAGACTTATGtcatctgtggtttgatgaaaaaggaaataaaacaaaatatttaaaaactttagaaaaGGAAGGTATAAATCTAGCTAATGTGTCTAGTATTTTAAGTGGATCAGGTGCTAAATCTTCTGCAGCATTCAAAGACTTTTATGATTTGTGGTTTAACGAAAAAGGACgtaaaacgaaatatttaaaatctctagagaaagaagaaataaatttagctAATGTGTCCGGTATTTTAAATGGATCTGGTGCTAAAGCTTCTAAAGCATTCAAAGAGTTATACGATCTATGGTTTGATAAAAAAGGacgtaaaacaaaatatttaaaatcattagaTGAAGAGAAAATAGATCTAGGTAATGTGTCTAGTATCTTAAATAGATCTGGTGCTAAAGCTACTAAAGCTTTTAAGGACTTATATGATTTATGGTTTGATCAAAAAGGacgtaaaacaaaatatttaaaatcactaaagaaagagaaaataagtTTAACTAATGTTTCCTGTATTTTAAATGGATCAGGCCCTAATGCTCCTAAAGCATTCCAAGACTTATACgatctgtggtttgataaaGAAGGGAATGTGACACCATATTTAATCTCCGGAGGTCACAGTAAGTCAATTTAA
- the LOC105196970 gene encoding pyridoxine/pyridoxamine 5'-phosphate oxidase 2 isoform X2, translated as MAMTEDHVGLAQIHPVDNPVDLFRIWRDEAIKFQTGLVDVCCLATVSFPNFKVSSRNLMLREFDDNGFVIMTDARSRKIQDMDYNPYTAMCFLWNYKNDKQHHVMRQVRVEGLMKKLERPACQLIYDREPLYCKIRAHLCHQDQPANWDDLNRRYNEILAQANMGEDLPMPDYVVAYKLLPEVMEFYYAWDQLIADRIRYQKNENRWEHQRITA; from the exons atggcaatgacTGAAGATCACGTGGGTCTCGCACAAATCCATCCTGTTGACAATCCTGTCGATCTCTTTAGAATATGGCGCGACGAAGCGATAAAATTCCAAACTGGATTGGTAGATGTCTGTTGTCTAGCAACTGTCTCTTTCCC AAATTTCAAAGTCAGCTCGAGAAATTTGATGTTACGAGAATTCGATGATAATGGTTTTGTCATCATGACAGACGCTCGCAGTCGGAAAATCCAGGACATG GATTATAATCCATATACTGCCATGTGTTTTTTATGGAACTATAAAAACGATAAACAACATCACGTTATGCGACAA GTAAGGGTAGAGGGACTGATGAAAAAACTGGAAAGACCGGCCTGTCAGCTTATATACGACAGAGAACCATTGTACTGTAAAATCCGAGCTCACCTGTGCCATCAAGACCAACCGGCTAACTGGGACGATTTGAATCGTCGGTATAATGAGATCTTAGCACAGGCGAACATGGGAGAGGACTTGCCAATGCCGGATTATGT TGTAGCTTATAAACTGTTACCCGAAGTGATGGAATTTTATTACGCATGGGATCAATTAATCGCTGATCgaatacgttatcaaaaaaatgagaACCGTTGGGAACATCAGAGAATAACGGCATAA
- the LOC105196970 gene encoding pyridoxine/pyridoxamine 5'-phosphate oxidase isoform X3, with protein sequence MRICRNIFYWVQRFPELIHTYFTKKMAMTEDHVGLAQIHPVDNPVDLFRIWRDEAIKFQTGLVDVCCLATVSFPNFKVSSRNLMLREFDDNGFVIMTDARSRKIQDMDYNPYTAMCFLWNYKNDKQHHVMRQVRVEGLMKKLERPACQLIYDREPLYCKIRAHLCHQDQPANWDDLNRRYNEILAQANMGEDLPMPDYVL encoded by the exons ATG AGAATTTgtaggaatattttttattgggtGCAACGCTTTCCTGAGTTAATTCACacgtattttacaaaaaaaatggcaatgacTGAAGATCACGTGGGTCTCGCACAAATCCATCCTGTTGACAATCCTGTCGATCTCTTTAGAATATGGCGCGACGAAGCGATAAAATTCCAAACTGGATTGGTAGATGTCTGTTGTCTAGCAACTGTCTCTTTCCC AAATTTCAAAGTCAGCTCGAGAAATTTGATGTTACGAGAATTCGATGATAATGGTTTTGTCATCATGACAGACGCTCGCAGTCGGAAAATCCAGGACATG GATTATAATCCATATACTGCCATGTGTTTTTTATGGAACTATAAAAACGATAAACAACATCACGTTATGCGACAA GTAAGGGTAGAGGGACTGATGAAAAAACTGGAAAGACCGGCCTGTCAGCTTATATACGACAGAGAACCATTGTACTGTAAAATCCGAGCTCACCTGTGCCATCAAGACCAACCGGCTAACTGGGACGATTTGAATCGTCGGTATAATGAGATCTTAGCACAGGCGAACATGGGAGAGGACTTGCCAATGCCGGATTATGT CTTATAA
- the LOC105196970 gene encoding pyridoxine/pyridoxamine 5'-phosphate oxidase 2 isoform X1, whose amino-acid sequence MRICRNIFYWVQRFPELIHTYFTKKMAMTEDHVGLAQIHPVDNPVDLFRIWRDEAIKFQTGLVDVCCLATVSFPNFKVSSRNLMLREFDDNGFVIMTDARSRKIQDMDYNPYTAMCFLWNYKNDKQHHVMRQVRVEGLMKKLERPACQLIYDREPLYCKIRAHLCHQDQPANWDDLNRRYNEILAQANMGEDLPMPDYVVAYKLLPEVMEFYYAWDQLIADRIRYQKNENRWEHQRITA is encoded by the exons ATG AGAATTTgtaggaatattttttattgggtGCAACGCTTTCCTGAGTTAATTCACacgtattttacaaaaaaaatggcaatgacTGAAGATCACGTGGGTCTCGCACAAATCCATCCTGTTGACAATCCTGTCGATCTCTTTAGAATATGGCGCGACGAAGCGATAAAATTCCAAACTGGATTGGTAGATGTCTGTTGTCTAGCAACTGTCTCTTTCCC AAATTTCAAAGTCAGCTCGAGAAATTTGATGTTACGAGAATTCGATGATAATGGTTTTGTCATCATGACAGACGCTCGCAGTCGGAAAATCCAGGACATG GATTATAATCCATATACTGCCATGTGTTTTTTATGGAACTATAAAAACGATAAACAACATCACGTTATGCGACAA GTAAGGGTAGAGGGACTGATGAAAAAACTGGAAAGACCGGCCTGTCAGCTTATATACGACAGAGAACCATTGTACTGTAAAATCCGAGCTCACCTGTGCCATCAAGACCAACCGGCTAACTGGGACGATTTGAATCGTCGGTATAATGAGATCTTAGCACAGGCGAACATGGGAGAGGACTTGCCAATGCCGGATTATGT TGTAGCTTATAAACTGTTACCCGAAGTGATGGAATTTTATTACGCATGGGATCAATTAATCGCTGATCgaatacgttatcaaaaaaatgagaACCGTTGGGAACATCAGAGAATAACGGCATAA